A genome region from Taeniopygia guttata chromosome 5, bTaeGut7.mat, whole genome shotgun sequence includes the following:
- the SLC25A29 gene encoding mitochondrial basic amino acids transporter, whose amino-acid sequence MALDFLAGCVGGAAGVLVGHPFDTVKVRLQVQNVEKPLYRGTFHCFQSIIKQESAFGLYKGIGSPMMGLTFINAVVFGVQGNTLRALGKDTPLNQFLAGSAAGAIQCVICCPMELAKTRMQLQGTGEYKLKTKNYKNSLDCLIKIYQKEGLRGINRGMVSTLIRETPSFGFYFLTYDCMTRYLGCEAEDSYVIPKLLFSGGMSGIVSWLSTYPMDVIKSRLQADGVGGVTQYSGILDCVRKSYHEEGWRVFTRGLTSTLLRAFPVNAATFATVTVFLMYMRSEDNIPECEPGPVIHQPSSL is encoded by the exons ATGGCGCTGGATTTCCTGGCGGGATGTGTTGGCG gtGCTGCTGGTGTGCTGGTGGGACACCCCTTTGACACTGTTAAG GTTCGTCTGCAAGTTCAAAACGTAGAGAAACCTCTCTACCGTGGGACTTTCCATTGCTTTCAGTCCATCATAAAGCAAGAATCT GCTTTTGGACTCTATAAAGGTATTGGGTCACCAATGATGGGACTTACGTTCATTAACGCGGTGGTGTTCGGAGTGCAAGGAAACACCCTCCGTGCTCTGGGCAAAGACACTCCTCTGAACCAGTTCCTTGCAGGGTCAGCAGCAGGGGCCATCCAGTGCGTCATCTGCTGTCCCATGGAGCTGGCAAAGACAAGGATGCAGCTTCAAGGAACAGGCGAATATAAACTAAAAACGAAGAACTACAAAAATTCTCTGGACTGTTTGATCAAAATCTATCAAAAGGAAGGGCTGAGGGGTATCAACAGGGGCATGGTTTCTACCCTCATAAGAGAAACTCCGAGCTTTGGCTTTTACTTCCTGACCTACGACTGCATGACTCGGTATTTAGGCTGTGAGGCTGAAGACAGTTACGTTATTCCCAAACTGCTGTTTTCTGGAGGGATGTCGGGCATCGTGTCGTGGCTCTCCACCTATCCCATGGATGTGATCAAATCGCGGCTTCAGGCCGACGGCGTGGGCGGCGTCACGCAGTACAGCGGCATCCTGGACTGCGTCCGCAAGAGCTACCACGAGGAGGGCTGGAGGGTGTTCACGAGAGGTCTCACCTCCACGCTGCTCCGTGCTTTTCCCGTCAATGCAGCCACCTTTGCTACTGTCACTGTGTTCCTAATGTACATGAGATCAGAAGACAACATTCCTGAATGTGAACCAGGTCCAGTAATCCATCAGCCTTCCAGTTTGTGA